From the Carya illinoinensis cultivar Pawnee chromosome 4, C.illinoinensisPawnee_v1, whole genome shotgun sequence genome, one window contains:
- the LOC122306225 gene encoding uncharacterized protein LOC122306225: MYVKIETSRLDYFRCNQQHIRSELYQGIVDSIDLGETNASRIGKRIILPSSFIGGPRDMKKRYMEAMTLVQRYGKPDIFLTMTCNPNWKEISNELQPHEETQNRPDLIARVFRAKLEDLKYQLFKREIFGKISAYIYVIEHQKRGLPHAHFLIILRQDWKLYAPESFDEIVSAELPDKNNNLHLYTAVIKHMMHGPCGHLNPANICMKKNGCCKNNYPKHFVSNTVIGNDCFPIYRRSNNGRTARIRGHDLDNRWVVPYNPYLLAMFDCHINVEICSTIKTVKYLYKYIYKGHDRVAFNLVPEQSIHQIDEIERFQSARWIAPPEAMWRIFGFIVNEVHPAVYSLHLHLENQHQVTFRAHENLTNVMNSDLSTKSMLTEFFATNQVDQNARKLLYREFPEFYVWSQQYKMWTVRKKQIVIGRIVTANPFEGERYYLRILLNHIRGPLSFQHLKTVNGILAPTFREAATMHGLLERDNSLEECLYEASFYQMPFSLRRLFATILVYCNPTNPRDLWERFERDMSADFQLIGCSSSNVRTETLHSISTILESMGKDINSFHLIDQNIDSDEDGFLSREIDDQLAIPIPEEDLHASTLLNSEQQNAYNSILQKVLSNQAAAFFIDGPGGTGKTFLYKALLATTRKKQLIALATASSGVAASILPGGRTAHSRFKIPLNVDKNSTCSVSKQSGLARLLQTTKLIIWDEAPMSKKESIEALDKMLKDINDSELSFGGKVIVFGGDFRQILPVVPKGTRQQQIDASLVSSYIWPKLTKIYLTENMRARLDPNFSRYILDLGNGLPPITINEHVKIPTAMLIPYENDAASLDHLIDAVFHDISDYSTNISNMMNRAILTPKNSYVEEINTLLIQRFPGELKRYYSFDESIDASEQAIMEDFLHTLTPNGLPPHELLLKENCPIMLLRNINPSEGLCNGTRLICRNFDRNVIHAEIAVGHHSGKKVFIPRIPFLPSPDENSGFPFKRTQFPVKLSFAMSINKSQGQTLDFVGIYLPHPVFSHGQLYVALSRAKTIFAVKILIRLISTDEPEKNCTKNIVYTEVLTLASSD; encoded by the coding sequence ATGTACGTGAAGATAGAAACTTCAAGACTAGATTATTTTCGCTGCAATCAACAACACATTCGATCTGAATTATATCAAGGTATTGTTGATAGCATTGATCTTGGAGAAACAAATGCTTCTAGAATTGGCAAGCGTATAATTTTGCCTTCATCTTTTATCGGAGGCCCAAGAGATATGaaaaaaagatatatggaagcaatgacTTTAGTTCAACGATATGGCAAACCagatatttttttgacaatGACCTGCAATCCGAACTGGAAAGAGATTTCAAATGAATTGCAACCACATGAAGAAACTCAAAATCGGCCTGACTTAATTGCTCGAGTCTTTAGAGCAAAATTAGAAGACCTAAAGTATCAACTATTCAAGCGagaaatatttggaaaaatctcagcatatatatatgttattgaaCACCAAAAGAGAGGACTTCCACATGCTCATTTTCTGATTATATTGCGTCAAGATTGGAAATTATATGCACCAGAATCTTTTGATGAGATCGTATCTGCTGAATTACCTGACAAAAACAACAACTTACATCTCTATACAGCTGTTATCAAACATATGATGCATGGACCATGCGGACATCTAAATCCAGCAaatatatgcatgaaaaaaaatggttgttgcaAAAATAATTACCCAAAACATTTTGTTTCAAACACTGTTATTGGAAATGATTGCTTCCCAATATACAGACGCTCCAACAATGGAAGAACAGCCAGAATTAGAGGCCATGATTTGGATAATCGTTGGGTTGTTCCATACAACCCTTATTTACTTGCAATGTTTGATTGCCATATCAATGTTGAGATATGTTCTACAATAAAAACTGTCAAGTATCTCTACAAATACATTTATAAAGGCCATGATCGTGTTGCATTCAATTTAGTTCCTGAACAAAGCATTCATCAAATTGACGAAATTGAACGATTTCAATCAGCTCGATGGATTGCTCCACCAGAGGCTATGTGGAGAATATTTGGATTTATTGTCAATGAAGTTCATCCTGCAGTTTATAGTTTACATTTACATCTTGAAAATCAACACCAGGTGACTTTCCGTGCTCATGAAAACTTAACAAATGTGATGAACTCTGATCTTTCAACAAAATCAATGCTAACGGAATTCTTCGCAACAAATCAAGTTGATCAAAATGcaagaaaattattatatagagaattcCCTGAATTCTATGTTTGGAGTCAGCAATACAAAATGTGGACTGTtcgaaaaaaacaaattgtgaTAGGTCGAATTGTTACAGCAAATCCTTTTGAAGGAGAAAGGTATTATCTGCGAATATTATTGAACCATATAAGAGGTCCTCTATCATTTCAACATCTTAAGACTGTAAATGGTATTTTGGCTCCCACATTTCGAGAAGCAGCAACCATGCATGGTTTATTGGAAAGAGATAATAGCTTGGAAGAATGCTTATATGAAGCCTCTTTTTATCAAATGCCTTTCAGTTTAAGAAGACTATTCGCAACAATTTTGGTTTATTGCAATCCGACAAATCCAAGAGATCTTTGGGAACGCTTTGAGCGAGATATGTCTGCTGATTTCCAATTAATTGGATGTTCTTCATCAAATGTTAGAACTGAAACTTTACACTCTATCTCCACAATCCTCGAATCAATGGGTAAAGACATTAATTCATTCCATCTTATTGACCAAAACATTGATTCTGATGAAGATGGATTTCTATCTAGAGAAATTGATGACCAATTGGCTATTCCAATACCAGAAGAAGACCTTCATGCATCAACACTGCTTAATAGCGAACAACAAAATGCTTACAATTCAATCTTGCAAAAAGTTTTATCAAATCAAGCTGCTGCATTCTTTATTGATGGTCCTGGTGGAACAGGAAAAACATTTTTATACAAGGCACTCCTTGCTACAACAAGAAAGAAACAATTAATTGCTCTTGCAACTGCTTCGTCTGGTGTTGCAGCATCAATCTTACCTGGCGGTCGAACTGCACATTCACGATTCAAAATTCCATTAAATGTCGACAAAAATTCAACATGCAGTGTCAGTAAACAAAGTGGACTTGCAAGATTACTGCAAACAACAAAGTTGATCATATGGGATGAAGCTCCAATGTCTAAAAAAGAATCCATAGAAGCATTAGATAAAATGCTAAAAGATATTAATGATTCAGAATTATCTTTCGGTGGAAAAGTTATTGTCTTTGGTGGAGATTTTCGTCAAATTCTACCTGTAGTCCCAAAAGGAACAAGACAACAACAAATTGATGCTAGCTTGGTTTCTTCCTACATATGGCCTAAATtgacaaaaatttatttgactGAAAATATGCGAGCAAGATTAGATCCAAACTTTTCAAGATACATATTGGATTTAGGGAATGGGCTACCACCAATTACAATTAATGAGCATGTCAAGATTCCTACAGCTATGTtaattccatatgaaaatgatgcTGCTTCTTTGGATCATTTGATAGATGCTGTGTTTCATGATATTTCTGATTATtcaacaaatatttcaaacatgaTGAATCGAGCTATATTGACACCAAAGAACAGTTATGTTGAAGAAATAAACACTTTGCTGATCCAAAGATTTCCTGGAGAGTTAAAACGATATTACAGTTTTGATGAATCAATTGATGCATCTGAGCAGGCAATCATGGAAGACTTCTTACATACTTTAACACCAAATGGACTTCCTCCACATGAGTTACTATTGAAAGAAAATTGCCCAATCATGTTATTAAGAAACATCAATCCTTCAGAAGGGCTATGCAACGGAACACGACTAATCTGTCGTAATTTTGATCGTAATGTTATTCACGCAGAAATTGCAGTTGGTCATCACAGTGGCAAAAAGGTTTTTATTCCAAGAATTCCATTTTTACCAAGTCCTGATGAAAACAGTGGTTTTCCATTCAAACGAACTCAATTCCCTGTTAAACTAAGCTTTGCAATGAGTATAAACAAATCACAAGGACAGACATtggattttgttggaatatactTACCTCATCCAGTCTTTTCACATGGACAACTATATGTAGCTTTATCAAGAGCTAAGACTATTTTTGCAGTCAAGATTTTGATACGACTAATCTCAACTGATGAACCAGAAAAAaactgcacaaaaaatattgtctaCACAGAAGTATTAACATTAGCCTCCTCTGATTGA